The following proteins come from a genomic window of Megalops cyprinoides isolate fMegCyp1 chromosome 6, fMegCyp1.pri, whole genome shotgun sequence:
- the med20 gene encoding mediator of RNA polymerase II transcription subunit 20, which produces MGVTCVCQVPVAEGKSVQQTVDMLHRKLEQLGAVKQGNFCVDCETYHPVGNTSGQPPKFLYVMHNSETPLSCLALFEGGPCLTADGNFDVLMVKLKSHFQNSKGHKVESRGARYQYCDFLVKVGTVTVSSSARGISVEVEYCPCVVPGDCWNLMKEFMQSFLGPSVPELPSVFTAKPEGLYAPVDCSDTMTQYLELFSKLRKQQVVSGSSVR; this is translated from the exons ATGGGGGTGACTTG cgTGTGTCAGGTGCCGGTTGCAGAGGGCAAGAGTGTGCAGCAGACGGTGGATATGCTGCACAGAAAGCTGGAACAGCTGGGGGCGGTGAAGCAGGGCAACTTCTGCGTGGACTGTGAGACATACCACCCGGTTGGCAACACCTCCG GTCAGCCACCCAAGTTCTTATACGTGATGCACAATTCGGAGACTCCACTGAGCTGCTTGGCCCTGTTCGAGGGCGGGCCTTGCCTTACGGCCGATGGCAACTTCGATGTGCTCATGGTGAAACTCAAGAGCCACTTTCAGAATTCCAAAGGCCACAAGGTGGAGAGCCGCGGCGCCCGTTACCAGTACTGCGACTTTCTGGTGAAGGTGGGGACAGTGACCGTGAGCTCCAGTGCACGGGGCATCTCGGTGGAG gtgGAATACTGCCCGTGCGTGGTGCCTGGGGACTGCTGGAACCTGATGAAGGAGTTCATGCAGAGCTTCCTGGGGCCCAGCGTCCCCGAGCTGCCCTCCGTCTTCACCGCCAAGCCCGAGGGCCTCTACGCGCCCGTGGACTGCTCCGACACTATGACGCAGTACCTTGAGCTATTCAGCAAACTGCGGAAGCAGCAGGTGGTGTCGGGCAGCAGCGTACGCTGA